In Chryseobacterium sp. C-71, the genomic window CTCTCTTGATAAGGAATCTGCTAATTGTTTAATATTACTTTTGAATAATGAAGAAAACTTTCCTATCTGCAAAGATGTAATTTCTTCTTTTTTCGTGTAAATATTTGCAGTGTCAATTAAAAAGGTAGTCTTATATTTAACTTCAATATTTGAACTATCAATTTGCTGTGAAAAAACATTGATAGCTTGAAAAAATAGGATTGATATTATTGATTTAATGAATATTTTTTTAAACATAGTATTTAATTAAAACTTACATCCTGTGTAATTCTAGGCGTTTCTCTACCACAAAAAAATATGTTTGTTAGTCTTGCGTTTTCGTCCATGCAAGCAAAAGCATGATCTCTATCTGCTGAATTATTTGGATCATAGCATACCGTATCGTTAATAAGACTGCCAGCAGTACACCATGGTTCAATAGAATATTCTTGACAATAAAGAGGTTTTGTAAAACTAATTTCAACTTTATCCTTGATAAAAGTTGTCAATTCAATTTTTTTGTTGTCTTTTGCACCAACTAAGACAGCTACACAGAATGAAGCTAAAAATAAGATTTTTTTCATTTGTTTTTATTTTAATTGTTTAATATTTCAAAAGTAAAAATTAAATATACTCAAATGTAAAAATCATTTTGCGATTTTATTGCGATTTTTTGCAAAAACTATATCTTTACACTAAACTTTGCAAAATGGAGAAAACAAAACTTATTGAAGTTCGTAAAAGAAAAAATATTACTCAGGAAAAAATTGCAGACATTCTTTGTATGGATGTTTCAAATTATAATAGGAGAGAAAAAGGAACTTCAAAAATCTCAATGCATGAATGGCAGAAGATTTCGGAATTATTAGACGTTCCCTTAGATGATATTTATGAAAGTGATGAAAGTTTGGTTTTTATTTTTAATGATAATGCAACAGGAAATGGTAATATTGTAAGCAATAACTACAATATTCCTCTTTCTGTTTGGGAGACTCAAAAGAAATACATAGAAAAATTAGA contains:
- a CDS encoding helix-turn-helix transcriptional regulator, yielding MEKTKLIEVRKRKNITQEKIADILCMDVSNYNRREKGTSKISMHEWQKISELLDVPLDDIYESDESLVFIFNDNATGNGNIVSNNYNIPLSVWETQKKYIEKLEAEIEMLKAKINEK